In Desulfonatronum sp. SC1, one DNA window encodes the following:
- a CDS encoding chemotaxis protein CheX, with the protein MSIEIAKSFIKATTEVLSTMAMITPVAGKPYVKKDSMAKGDVTGVIGLTGDKTGTISVTFTQKCALAVVKNMLGDAVEDIILDTKDAVGEITNMISGKSRQLLAETGLTIQSATPTVIMGKGHTIHHISSEPIMAIPFTTDHGEFTVEFCFQ; encoded by the coding sequence ATGAGCATAGAAATCGCCAAATCCTTCATCAAGGCAACAACGGAAGTCCTATCCACGATGGCCATGATCACTCCCGTGGCGGGCAAGCCGTACGTCAAGAAGGACAGCATGGCCAAAGGCGACGTCACCGGCGTGATCGGTCTGACCGGAGATAAGACCGGGACCATCTCCGTGACCTTCACGCAAAAATGCGCTCTGGCTGTTGTCAAAAATATGCTGGGCGACGCCGTTGAAGACATCATTTTGGACACCAAGGACGCCGTGGGGGAAATTACGAACATGATTTCCGGGAAATCTCGTCAACTTCTGGCCGAGACCGGGCTGACCATCCAATCCGCCACGCCCACGGTGATCATGGGCAAAGGCCACACCATCCACCATATATCCTCCGAGCCGATCATGGCCATTCCATTCACCACGGATCATGGTGAGTTCACGGTTGAGTTTTGTTTTCAATAA
- a CDS encoding D-alanyl-D-alanine carboxypeptidase family protein: protein MRLLRISFFFLIFLLLTTSVHARLHISPPSELTARNYFLMDARSGATLAEKDADLRVEPASLTKIMTAYLVFRELQAERLTLDEEILVSEQAWRTGMTGASRMYIDVGSHVTVEDLIRGMIVQSGNDACVALAERIAGTEAAFVDLMNAQALALGMNDTQFQNSHGLPSEQAQYTSARDIVTLARELITSFPEYYGYYSERSFTYNNITQHNRNLLLGRDPSVDGVKTGWTSAAGYNLVTSAQRDEMRLVAVVMGIEASSSRDGGRARADQSQALLNWGFRQFETATIQQPGDILVEPRLWFGAVTRLPVGVDTTFFASIPKGSRESLRLEIALEERIEAPVEVGQPVGELRVYLEDDLVADHPLVALRSVKEGGIFRSLLDTILRWFQ, encoded by the coding sequence ATGCGACTGTTACGTATTTCTTTCTTTTTTCTCATTTTTCTGCTTTTGACCACGTCGGTCCACGCCCGCCTGCACATCAGTCCGCCCTCCGAACTGACGGCCCGCAACTATTTTCTAATGGACGCACGTAGCGGGGCGACCCTGGCGGAAAAAGACGCTGATCTGCGCGTGGAACCGGCCAGCCTGACCAAGATCATGACCGCCTATTTAGTCTTTCGGGAATTGCAAGCCGAGAGGCTCACCCTTGACGAGGAAATACTGGTCAGCGAACAGGCTTGGCGCACTGGGATGACCGGGGCGTCCAGAATGTACATCGATGTGGGCAGCCACGTCACCGTGGAAGACCTGATCCGAGGGATGATCGTCCAGTCCGGCAACGACGCCTGCGTGGCCCTGGCCGAACGGATCGCCGGAACCGAAGCGGCCTTCGTGGACTTGATGAACGCCCAGGCCCTGGCCCTGGGTATGAACGACACCCAGTTCCAGAACAGCCACGGCCTGCCCAGCGAACAAGCGCAGTACACCTCCGCCCGGGACATCGTCACCTTGGCCAGAGAGCTGATCACCAGCTTCCCGGAATATTACGGCTACTACTCGGAACGCAGCTTCACCTACAACAACATCACCCAGCACAACCGCAACCTTCTTTTGGGCCGGGACCCCTCGGTGGACGGCGTGAAAACCGGTTGGACCTCGGCGGCCGGATACAATCTGGTAACCTCGGCCCAGCGCGACGAGATGCGGTTGGTGGCCGTGGTCATGGGCATTGAAGCTTCCAGCTCTCGTGATGGCGGCCGGGCTCGGGCGGATCAATCTCAAGCCTTGCTGAACTGGGGATTTCGGCAGTTTGAAACCGCGACCATTCAACAACCCGGAGATATCCTCGTTGAACCTCGGCTGTGGTTCGGAGCGGTGACCCGCCTGCCCGTGGGCGTTGACACGACGTTCTTCGCTTCCATCCCCAAAGGCAGTCGGGAAAGCCTTCGTCTGGAAATAGCTCTCGAAGAACGGATCGAAGCTCCGGTAGAAGTCGGACAGCCCGTGGGAGAACTGCGGGTCTATCTGGAAGACGACCTGGTTGCTGACCACCCTCTGGTGGCCTTGCGCAGCGTCAAGGAAGGCGGCATCTTTCGCTCTCTCCTGGATACGATTCTGCGCTGGTTTCAGTGA
- a CDS encoding P-II family nitrogen regulator, with translation MKKVEIITRPFKLDDVKTTLTDLGVKGMTITEVRGFGRQRGHKEVYRGTEYQVEFTPKIKIEVVVDDSMLDDVVMAVQKTAMTGKVGDGKIFVLPVENVIRIRTGEQGVDAI, from the coding sequence ATGAAAAAAGTGGAGATCATCACTCGACCGTTCAAGTTGGACGACGTGAAAACGACTTTGACCGACCTGGGAGTCAAGGGCATGACCATCACAGAGGTCAGGGGCTTTGGTCGGCAACGCGGCCATAAGGAAGTTTACCGCGGGACTGAGTATCAAGTGGAGTTCACCCCGAAAATCAAGATCGAGGTGGTGGTGGATGACTCGATGCTCGACGACGTGGTCATGGCCGTGCAGAAGACGGCCATGACCGGCAAGGTCGGCGACGGAAAAATTTTCGTCCTTCCGGTAGAAAACGTGATTCGCATCCGTACCGGGGAACAAGGTGTCGATGCGATTTAA
- a CDS encoding Uma2 family endonuclease, with protein MGRAQPVETISVRDYLAGELESDVRHEYIDGAVYAMVGASDRHGLIAGNIFAALRPHVRGTPCQLFMSDMKVRIQLQGKTIFYYPDLVLSCDPKDRQPYFRTSPCLIVEVLSASTRRVDQQEKLVTYITIPSLREYVLVDQERELVQVHRQSENWVGQIMTSGSVLFECLNVELPLELIYEDVPLPGTGIEVVRDHDAPEYGEDTEAPLPSP; from the coding sequence ATGGGCAGAGCACAACCCGTCGAGACCATCAGCGTCCGGGATTACCTGGCCGGTGAGTTGGAAAGCGACGTCCGCCACGAGTATATCGACGGCGCGGTCTACGCCATGGTCGGCGCCAGTGATCGACATGGCCTGATCGCCGGGAACATTTTCGCGGCCCTGCGGCCTCACGTCCGGGGCACGCCATGCCAGCTTTTCATGTCGGACATGAAGGTCCGCATCCAGCTTCAAGGCAAAACCATCTTCTATTACCCGGACCTCGTCCTGTCCTGCGACCCCAAGGACCGGCAACCCTACTTCCGAACCAGCCCGTGCCTGATCGTCGAGGTTCTCTCCGCCTCCACGCGCCGGGTGGATCAGCAGGAAAAACTGGTCACCTACATCACCATCCCCAGCCTGCGGGAATACGTGCTCGTTGATCAGGAGCGCGAACTGGTTCAAGTACATCGCCAGTCGGAGAACTGGGTCGGCCAAATCATGACCTCGGGCTCGGTCCTGTTTGAGTGCCTGAACGTGGAACTGCCGCTGGAACTGATTTACGAAGACGTCCCGCTTCCGGGCACAGGCATTGAAGTCGTCCGGGATCATGACGCTCCGGAATACGGGGAGGACACTGAAGCCCCCCTGCCCTCCCCTTGA